Proteins encoded in a region of the Mycobacterium branderi genome:
- a CDS encoding alpha/beta hydrolase → MNQPLSYVRHDVTFMSEGTSCAAWLYRPEGGENPPIVVLAHGFAAFRELRLDAYAARFAQAGYAALVFDYRHWGASEGQPRRILDIAKQHADWRAAIAYARSLDNVDTTRVVAWGSSFGGGHVLNLAARDHDLAAAIVQVPHVTGPASAFSQSPKLVARLILAGLRDQVGAWLGRPPYRTAAIGYPGEVAMMTSAGAAELVERMAGDKREELLAENDVAARIALRVPLYSPGRKVAGITAPTLVQLAKRDDVTPYPKAKKIVARIPHGEVRSYDCAHFEPYLEPHFEEIITDQIDFLNRHVPLA, encoded by the coding sequence ATGAACCAACCACTTAGCTACGTCCGACACGACGTCACCTTTATGTCCGAGGGCACATCCTGCGCGGCGTGGCTCTACCGGCCCGAAGGCGGTGAGAATCCCCCCATCGTCGTGCTAGCTCACGGGTTTGCCGCCTTCCGCGAACTGCGCCTGGACGCCTACGCCGCACGATTCGCCCAGGCGGGCTACGCCGCCCTGGTGTTCGACTACCGACACTGGGGTGCCAGCGAAGGACAACCCCGCCGCATCCTTGACATCGCCAAACAGCACGCTGACTGGCGGGCCGCCATCGCCTACGCCCGCAGCCTGGACAACGTCGACACCACCCGGGTCGTGGCCTGGGGTTCCTCCTTCGGCGGTGGTCACGTTCTCAACTTGGCCGCCCGCGACCACGATCTCGCAGCCGCTATCGTCCAGGTCCCCCACGTCACCGGACCCGCATCGGCGTTCTCCCAATCCCCAAAACTGGTAGCGCGGTTGATCCTCGCCGGCCTGCGCGACCAAGTCGGCGCATGGCTCGGGCGCCCGCCCTACCGGACAGCAGCTATCGGCTACCCGGGTGAGGTCGCGATGATGACCTCCGCGGGGGCCGCCGAGCTCGTCGAACGGATGGCTGGGGACAAGCGGGAAGAACTACTCGCCGAGAACGACGTCGCCGCCCGCATCGCCCTGCGCGTGCCGCTGTATTCACCGGGACGCAAAGTCGCAGGCATCACCGCGCCGACCCTGGTTCAGCTCGCCAAACGGGACGACGTCACTCCCTACCCCAAAGCCAAAAAGATCGTGGCCCGCATCCCCCATGGTGAAGTCCGCTCCTATGACTGCGCGCACTTCGAGCCGTACCTGGAACCGCACTTCGAGGAGATCATCACAGACCAGATCGACTTCCTCAATCGCCACGTCCCACTGGCGTGA
- a CDS encoding GNAT family N-acetyltransferase translates to MFESTRLTEDHALEGFDCGKESLNTWLIAHARRADSSGVAHVYVWTPHGERKVSAYFAICPTEVVRNDDGVSGSMAGGYSRIPGYLIARLAIDTSLRGQGYGEQLLLDALGKAVAASEIGGGRLIVVDAIDDEAGSFYEHYHFVPVHNRERRLVMKVSTAAKALGERWRE, encoded by the coding sequence ATGTTCGAGTCCACGCGGCTCACCGAGGACCACGCGCTGGAAGGATTCGACTGCGGCAAGGAGTCGCTGAATACCTGGCTGATCGCCCACGCTCGTCGCGCGGATAGCAGCGGTGTCGCACACGTCTACGTATGGACGCCGCACGGCGAACGGAAAGTCAGCGCCTATTTCGCCATCTGCCCCACCGAAGTAGTGCGCAACGACGACGGCGTCTCGGGATCCATGGCCGGCGGCTATTCCCGCATACCCGGATACTTGATCGCACGCCTCGCAATCGACACATCGCTGCGGGGTCAGGGATACGGCGAGCAGCTGCTCCTCGACGCACTCGGCAAAGCCGTCGCCGCATCGGAAATCGGCGGCGGCCGGCTCATCGTGGTTGATGCCATCGACGACGAGGCGGGATCCTTCTACGAGCACTACCACTTCGTTCCCGTCCACAACCGCGAGCGTCGCCTGGTCATGAAGGTATCCACCGCGGCGAAGGCACTCGGCGAGCGCTGGCGAGAGTGA
- a CDS encoding nuclear transport factor 2 family protein, translated as MSDSAIEITNLIYRYAELMDAGDLDAVAGLFEHGRVCGVEDGPPETVFAGSAAVRRMYEMAIHIHGDGTPKTRHHTSNVQLYIDEAAGTARSTSYYCVTQATPELPLQVIVTGHYKDTFHRLNGAWWFDTRTMFVDQVGDVSHHLKF; from the coding sequence GTGAGTGACAGCGCAATAGAGATCACCAACCTGATCTACCGCTATGCCGAACTGATGGACGCCGGCGATTTGGACGCGGTCGCCGGGCTGTTCGAGCACGGCCGTGTCTGTGGTGTGGAGGACGGCCCGCCCGAGACGGTGTTCGCCGGGTCCGCCGCCGTCCGTCGAATGTACGAGATGGCCATCCACATCCACGGGGACGGCACTCCGAAAACCAGACACCACACCAGTAATGTGCAGCTCTACATCGACGAGGCCGCCGGTACCGCGCGCAGCACGTCCTATTACTGCGTCACCCAGGCCACGCCGGAATTGCCGTTACAGGTCATAGTGACCGGGCACTACAAGGACACGTTTCACCGGCTGAACGGCGCCTGGTGGTTCGACACCCGGACGATGTTCGTCGACCAGGTCGGCGACGTCAGCCACCACCTGAAGTTCTGA
- a CDS encoding TetR/AcrR family transcriptional regulator, which translates to MARNKRPQAAEEKRAEIVAAARRLFIDTGYDATPMSRLAKEAGVAPNTIYWYFGDKDDVLIAVLDSVMADIWPQYQQVATEPIPARVLWAVRQLHQMSRLVTTVHARVEHSAAIAEWHRNFHLITGSMFRYELETAGVSTSTVDAEVMIGIFTVEGLLMHDLSEIEQRTICDTLASRWTRNEPRQS; encoded by the coding sequence ATGGCACGGAACAAACGCCCGCAGGCCGCCGAAGAGAAACGTGCAGAAATTGTCGCGGCAGCACGACGGCTGTTCATCGATACTGGCTACGACGCCACCCCGATGAGCCGCCTGGCCAAGGAAGCCGGGGTGGCACCCAACACCATCTACTGGTATTTCGGGGATAAGGACGACGTTCTGATCGCTGTGCTCGACTCCGTCATGGCCGACATCTGGCCGCAGTACCAACAAGTTGCGACCGAACCGATCCCCGCTCGAGTGCTGTGGGCGGTTCGCCAGTTACACCAGATGAGCCGCCTAGTGACGACGGTGCACGCCCGCGTCGAACATTCGGCTGCCATCGCCGAGTGGCATCGCAACTTCCATCTGATCACCGGCAGCATGTTCCGTTACGAATTGGAGACTGCGGGAGTCTCAACCTCGACTGTGGACGCCGAGGTGATGATCGGCATCTTCACCGTCGAAGGACTCCTTATGCACGACCTAAGTGAGATCGAGCAACGCACCATCTGCGACACACTGGCTTCGCGCTGGACTCGGAACGAGCCACGCCAATCCTGA
- a CDS encoding class I adenylate-forming enzyme family protein, with protein MTRARLDIAGSPAFTAEESARYRAAGWWSDSTLSDAVRRNAAKSPDGPAYIDHPAMSLTWSEFDSAATALAQQLAGVGVARGDRVAVWHADSAAIHVLFVAIERCGAVVVGIGARAGRREVAAILHSTQPRLLITDRQRGAVAAITTHMLDETLCLNTHAMPGIPTRQLGPDDVFLINSTSGTTGSPKCVVHTQNRWHYFHQKAVANGRLTSRDVFLPVIPTPFGFGIWTSHTTPIHLGATAVTMQRFTTTAACEAIARHKVTVLCCVSTQLTMLMADRACRDYDLSSLRVVFTGGEALPYRPAAEFEELTGATILQFYGSNETGLLSATTMDDSRERRLRTAGRIVPEMSVRLFDGDRDVTATGRGQPACRGPATSLGYLDGTDHDKLFTRDGWMRMGDICEIDGDGYLRVTGRTSDFILRGGKNISASQVEDAVMTHPAIAVAAAVAMPDPVFGEKVCVYAELAGASTIELPQLVEHLLALGVSKELLPERLVVVDELPRSSGGKIAKAQLRDRS; from the coding sequence ATGACGCGAGCTCGGCTGGATATCGCGGGTTCGCCGGCATTCACCGCGGAGGAGTCGGCCCGGTATCGCGCCGCGGGTTGGTGGAGCGACTCGACGCTGTCCGACGCGGTCCGGCGTAACGCCGCAAAATCACCCGACGGTCCCGCCTACATCGACCACCCAGCAATGTCTCTGACCTGGAGTGAATTCGACTCTGCAGCAACCGCTTTAGCTCAACAGCTGGCCGGCGTCGGCGTTGCGCGCGGCGATCGGGTCGCGGTGTGGCACGCGGACTCGGCTGCCATCCATGTGCTGTTCGTGGCCATCGAACGCTGCGGCGCGGTCGTGGTCGGCATCGGCGCGCGGGCCGGTCGCCGCGAAGTCGCAGCGATTCTGCACAGCACACAGCCCAGGCTCCTGATCACCGATCGACAGCGCGGAGCCGTGGCGGCCATCACCACGCACATGTTGGATGAGACGTTGTGCCTGAACACCCACGCGATGCCCGGAATACCGACACGCCAACTCGGCCCCGACGACGTCTTCCTGATCAACTCGACGTCGGGAACCACCGGATCGCCCAAATGCGTGGTGCACACCCAGAACCGGTGGCATTACTTCCATCAGAAGGCCGTCGCCAACGGGCGATTGACATCGAGAGACGTCTTCCTGCCCGTCATACCCACGCCGTTCGGCTTCGGGATCTGGACCAGCCACACGACTCCGATTCACCTCGGCGCCACCGCGGTGACAATGCAGCGGTTCACCACCACGGCGGCGTGCGAGGCGATCGCCCGCCACAAGGTAACCGTATTGTGCTGTGTCAGTACACAATTGACGATGCTGATGGCCGACCGCGCCTGCCGGGACTACGACTTGAGCTCACTGCGCGTCGTTTTCACCGGCGGCGAGGCGTTGCCGTATCGGCCGGCGGCTGAGTTCGAGGAGCTCACCGGCGCGACGATTCTGCAGTTCTACGGCTCGAACGAGACCGGGCTGCTCAGTGCGACCACGATGGACGACTCGCGGGAGCGCCGGCTCCGCACCGCCGGTCGCATTGTGCCGGAGATGTCGGTCCGGCTTTTCGACGGCGATCGGGACGTTACTGCGACGGGGCGTGGCCAGCCAGCGTGCCGCGGACCGGCCACGAGCCTCGGCTACCTCGACGGCACCGACCACGACAAGCTGTTCACCCGCGACGGGTGGATGCGGATGGGCGACATCTGCGAGATTGACGGCGACGGCTATTTGCGCGTTACCGGGCGGACATCCGATTTCATCCTGCGGGGCGGCAAGAACATCAGCGCCAGCCAGGTCGAAGACGCCGTGATGACCCACCCCGCGATCGCGGTCGCGGCGGCGGTGGCGATGCCCGACCCGGTGTTCGGCGAAAAGGTCTGTGTCTACGCCGAACTCGCTGGCGCCAGCACTATCGAACTGCCCCAGCTCGTCGAGCATCTGCTGGCGCTGGGCGTTTCCAAGGAACTGCTGCCCGAACGGCTTGTCGTGGTCGACGAACTGCCCCGATCGTCCGGCGGGAAAATCGCCAAAGCCCAGCTCCGCGACCGTAGTTGA
- a CDS encoding DUF732 domain-containing protein yields MRDRDAIDAELRRLAAARRSTREHGRAPSTREFDALLDERLGHPPEAPETETVAATVVRPSRRKGVRLRFGLLAALPLSLVAVVAAVVAMYTFHSPPPTAQPPAEAPPAESPPSAARPNPAPPTAQPPPVDMVDKAFIDALRQEQVPIPSRDYVTSHGHAACDFLAKQQNFADAVHFVQESSVWDANQSAYVTAGAIVSYCPQYLSTTSGDLRQASQTPLPDLPNIQGDLEGIEGVLRGIRDDLQGITGQQ; encoded by the coding sequence ATGCGCGATCGGGACGCGATCGACGCCGAGCTGCGGCGCCTGGCAGCAGCGCGCCGGTCAACCCGCGAGCACGGTCGCGCGCCGTCCACGCGTGAGTTCGATGCGCTTCTCGACGAGCGCCTGGGACATCCCCCCGAGGCGCCCGAAACCGAGACGGTTGCAGCGACTGTGGTCAGGCCTTCCCGACGTAAGGGTGTGCGGCTCCGCTTCGGCCTCTTGGCGGCGTTGCCGCTGTCGTTGGTAGCGGTCGTCGCAGCGGTGGTGGCGATGTACACGTTCCACAGCCCGCCACCCACAGCACAGCCGCCTGCCGAAGCACCGCCTGCCGAATCGCCGCCGTCGGCAGCACGACCCAACCCGGCTCCTCCGACTGCGCAGCCTCCGCCGGTCGACATGGTCGACAAGGCGTTCATCGACGCGTTGAGGCAGGAGCAGGTGCCGATTCCCAGCCGCGACTACGTGACCAGCCATGGACATGCGGCCTGCGACTTCCTCGCAAAGCAACAGAATTTCGCAGACGCCGTGCATTTCGTTCAGGAATCGTCGGTATGGGACGCCAATCAAAGCGCCTACGTCACGGCGGGAGCCATCGTCTCCTACTGCCCGCAGTATCTATCGACGACGTCGGGCGACCTGCGGCAGGCATCCCAGACGCCTCTGCCCGATCTGCCCAACATTCAGGGTGACCTCGAAGGGATCGAAGGCGTTCTGCGGGGCATCCGAGACGATCTGCAGGGCATCACGGGTCAGCAGTAG
- a CDS encoding type II toxin-antitoxin system TacA family antitoxin, giving the protein MAVKTKRIELRAEQATFDRIQRAANLVHEQTSEFVRKAAMQRAEEILRQELVTAMEPEQFDKLMASLDAADNAPRLAAAARKPAIFIKR; this is encoded by the coding sequence ATGGCAGTCAAAACGAAGCGCATCGAGCTTCGCGCGGAGCAAGCGACCTTCGACCGCATCCAGCGCGCCGCCAACCTTGTCCATGAGCAGACGTCGGAGTTCGTGCGGAAAGCGGCGATGCAACGGGCCGAAGAGATCCTGCGTCAGGAACTGGTGACGGCAATGGAGCCCGAACAGTTCGACAAACTGATGGCCTCGCTCGATGCTGCCGACAATGCGCCGCGGCTGGCGGCAGCCGCACGCAAACCAGCGATCTTCATTAAGCGTTAA